In Mustelus asterias chromosome 20, sMusAst1.hap1.1, whole genome shotgun sequence, a single genomic region encodes these proteins:
- the LOC144508372 gene encoding C-X-C chemokine receptor type 3-like isoform X1, whose protein sequence is MDNATEQPLQETTEANYYGDYEEDIDAYLAKAQPCRPIVVERFARVFVPILYSFVLLLGILGNALVILVLGRYKRARRTITDTFILHLAIADLLLVFTLPFWAVEAVTSWVFGTVMCKLIGAIFALNVYSSILFLICISFDRYLAIVHAIHMYRKRKPIYIHVTCLLVWVFCLLLALVDLIFREEYNSSYLNSTVCTYIFHPDSAGAWKMTLRLAHHIIGFFIPMAAMLYCYCMIFKTLCHAQMFERQKTLKVVVALVVVFVACWLPYNAVLFVDTLQSLGTIQTHCAMLNILDISRTITQSLGLVHCCLNPLLYAFIGVRFRGEMVKVLVNLGCLKKKLVASRRGGKSKRASSAISDSETSTSHSMIW, encoded by the coding sequence GCCAATTACTATGGTGATTATGAAGAAGATATAGATGCTTACCTTGCTAAAGCACAGCCTTGCAGGCCCATTGTAGTCGAGAGGTTCGCCCGGGTCTTTGTGCCCATTCTGTACTCCTTCGTCCTCCTCTTGGGCATTCTGGGTAATGCGCTGGTCATCCTCGTCCTTGGCCGCTACAAGAGAGCTCGGAGGACCATCACGGACACCTTCATCCTGCACCTGGCCATCGCTGACCTCCTGTTGGTCTTCACCCTCCCCTTCTGGGCGGTGGAGGCGGTGACTAGTTGGGTCTTTGGCACCGTCATGTGCAAGCTGATTGGCGCCATCTTTGCCCTCAACGTGTACAGCAGCATCCTCTTCCTCATCTGCATCAGCTTCGACCGTTACCTGGCCATTGTCCACGCCATCCACATGTACCGGAAGCGTAAACCCATCTACATCCACGTCACCTGCCTCCTCGTCTGGGTGTTCTGCCTCCTCCTGGCGCTGGTCGACCTCATTTTCCGTGAAGAGTACAACTCCAGCTACCTTAACTCGACGGTCTGTACCTACATCTTTCATCCAGACAGCGCTGGTGCCTGGAAGATGACCCTCCGCCTTGCCCATCACATTATTGGCTTCTTCATCCCCATGGCGGCCATGTTGTATTGCTACTGCATGATCTTCAAGACGCTGTGTCACGCCCAGATGTTCGAGCGGCAGAAGACCCTGAAGGTGGTGGTCGCCCTCGTGGTGGTCTTCGTGGCCTGCTGGCTCCCCTACAACGCCGTGCTCTTTGTCGATACCCTCCAGTCGCTGGGCACCATCCAGACCCACTGCGCCATGCTGAACATCCTGGACATCAGCCGCACCATCACCCAGAGCCTCGGCCTGGTCCACTGCTGTTTGAACCCCCTCTTGTACGCCTTCATCGGGGTCCGCTTCCGCGGGGAGATGGTGAAGGTTTTGGTGAACCTGGGTTGCTTGAAGAAGAAGCTGGTGGCCAGTCGTCGGGGAGGGAAAAGCAAGCGGGCATCGTCCGCCATCTCCGACTCGGAAACCTCTACCTCCCACTCAATGATATGGTAG